The Cervus elaphus chromosome 32, mCerEla1.1, whole genome shotgun sequence region TGAGATGTTTCAAGCACAGGTTCGGTGTGGTGATGGACGTAACTCTCTGTCATGGTCCCCAGGTCGGGGTGTCCCTCCTTCTCACAGAACTGATGGAGGCTCACCCGAGGTCCAGTGGATCCAAGAAAGAGGGAGCCAGGTCTTGACCTGAAAGACTGTCCCCCCACTACATTTCCTTCACCTGAAACACTTAAGTAATTACCACGGAACAGAGTGATCAGGAATGTTTTGCTCCATTTTCAAATTCCAGGGTGTAGTGGCACTTTTTCTTCAGACATCACGTCAGAAATGGCAGAGAGGACTTTTGTGCGGGGTCCTCCCTGCGGTGATGAGAAGCGGGAGTCTCTCGCTCTTGAAGGGTCTGCTTGCATCAGGGCGGCACTGTCTGCAACCAGGCGTCCCGGGCGCACAGCCGGGCCCTGAGCGCGCGTGTCTGTTACTTTGCAGGATGGCGCTCACCATCATGGTCTTCGTGAACTACGGAGGCGGGAAATACTGGTACTTCAAGCACTCGAGCTGGAATGGTGAGCCCTGCCCAGAGGTCGCCTGGCTGACTCGGGCCCCTCCAGAGCCGTGGGTGGAGGCTCCAGCGATGCGTCCCCTCGGATGGCACCTTAGACCTTTGCCTCAGCCTTCAGTTCCCGCCTCCCTTTTGTGTACCCTGGCTCCGCAGTGCTTCCCTGTCACCCCAGAGGTCTGTGGAGGTCGGTGCGGCCGGCCCGCGGGCTCTGCAGAGGGTTGTGAGGACCTGGGTGTTCCAGGCGCGCCTTGTGCCACAGCCTCACGGGTGCTCCGCACTGAGACGCCTGGTCCTCCTGGGGATGCCGTGGATCCGGGGGCTCTGAGTGATGCTGAATCGTGGCTGTGAATCTGCCTGGGGCCGTGGGTTTAGGATGAGTTCTGAGTAGCACTCCCTAAGATCGAAGACCGCCGGCATGCTTCTGTCCAGGCTTCCCGTGCTGGGGCAGCTCTCAGGAAGCGCCCCCTGCCAGCCCCAGCCCAGAGTCAGGGCAGCTCGGCGCAGCTGCGTGGGGTTTCCCTGAGGACGCGCCCGGGCAGTGAGAGATGGACGCCGTCCCGGGTCGGGGAGCGCCGACGCTCCGGGTCCCTTCCTCACTGTCCCGCTTGTGTCCTTCTGCAGGGCTGACGGTGGCTGACCTTGTGTTCCCATGGTGAGTTGTAGACCCACCACCCGCTCTTCATGGCCCATCTGCCAGCTTTGGTTTTCCGCTGATGCTGGACCTTCCTGACCCTGCCCTGAGTTCCGGCGGCGGGCCTGTGCTGCCCCGGGTCTCTGTGTGATGAGCTCCTCCCGAAAGCTGGGTTCCTGAACAACTCGGACACCTGGCGTAGCGCTTGTCTAAGACACGTGCGCATAAAAGATGGGTGACTTCGGAGGGAGCGTTTTGTTAGTGTGCGTGTGATGTGGGAGATCCTGGAATCTTGTGGAAAGTCATAAATTCTGAATATTCCACTAATCCTGAAAATACGtgtgaaaattttatttcctaaaattttatttcctatacGCAGTATATCCGTAGCAGGGAATTCTGATAAATTCTGATAATGTGTATAACAGTTAATGATAGTAGTGAGCTAAACTCTAAAATAAGAGTGGAGTGAGCCTGGCTGTCTCTGGCTGTCCCCTTGGTTGAAGGACCCTGACTTTCCACACAGCGCAGGTTTTGCCGACACTGTGAACAACTTCCCTCCGTCATTTGGAGGTGTTTGTAGAACTGGCCGCGGGTTCCTGTCTTTGGTGCCTGGTGTTTCATTGCTGATATGAACTTAGGTTTATCTGGGCTGGTGAAGATTcctttatgttaattttttttaattgaagtgtagttgatgttCAACATTGTATAAGTCTGtgccatatatgtgtatattatatgtatatatatgtgtgtatagtacatgtatatatatatatatacactcacatatATTCTATTGGgattcacaatttaaaaatatagttatgaTAAAATACTGGTCACATTCCTTATGTTGCACAgaatatccttgtagcttattttatacataatagtttgtttTTGGTGACTGAATGGGGGGATTGTCCATTGTTCCACAGGGTTTCCTCCTAAGACAGGATGAGAAGGGGCACAAACCTTTCAGACCGACACTGGAATTCTTCCTCCACCTCTAAGCCGATGTGGTTTCAAGAAATCATGTGTTGCTTCTCTTACATCTTAggttataaaatactgatgatgtAGAGACAGAAAAGTTGGAAGTGGCCACCATGTAAGAGCTGTTGTTTTTTCAGGTTTGTGTTTATTATGGGAGCTTCGATTTTTCTGTCAATGACTTCCATTCTGCAGCGGGGATGTTCAAAATTCAGACTACTGGGGAAGATCGCGTGGAGGAGTTTCCTGCTAATCTGTATAGGAATTTTCGTTGTGAACCCCAATTATTGCCTTGGTCCATGTAAGTATTTTTCCCCTGTTAAAATATATTCAGGTTGAAATAGGGAAAAGATGTGTTATAGTTTGAAAGAAACGCAGTTCCTCCACCTTAAGTTTTGCCTGCAAAAAAGAACAGTTACTCGAAAAGTACATCTAATGCTTGCATGACTTTGGGcattgttatttgtttatttatttggctgcaccacacggcatgcagggtctttgttCCTcaaccggggatggaacccgcgccccccctgcagtggaagcgcagagtcttacttaaccactggacagccagggaagtccctattattATTATCTTGGAATTTGAGGCCTGAGAGGTGCCTCCAAGTCCAGGCAAACCCTTCTGCACAAAGGAGGACCCTGGGGCGGGGAGAGCGAGGTGCGGTGTCAGAGTAGGGAGGGGCACGGCGGGGCCAGACCAGCCGCTGGTTCCCGTTGCCGCCTCCTGCCGCTTCGGCCTCACCCGCTCTCACGGCGAGGCTGCCCTTCCAGGCCCCCCTGCGTGTGGACTCCCCTGCCGTTGTCGGAGAGGCGTGTGGGGCAGGACGGCGGGGGAAAGGGTGTGAGCCCGTGCTGGGGCAGCGACGGAGCCGGGCAGGCAGAGACGGCGGTCCGCAGAGGGCGCCCTCTCACTAGCCGAAGGAGACACGCTCACCCAGCAGCCGTCGGGCGAAACCCTCAGGCCTGAGACGCCGAGGCTTTGGGCGACGGGCGGAGGTGGGGCCCCGCGGGACGTGGGCTCCGCGGGGCTCCGCAGGGCACACATGGTGGGGCCTCCTGGGGTCACCGTCGGGCAGCCCCGCCGTCGCGTAGCCTGCGGGGCAGCAGAGCCCGGCCCGTGCCAGTCTGCCGGCTCCCCCAGGCTGGCAGTTGGATGCTCACCCTCGACGGGAGAAGGCGGGGAGGGGGCCTCCCTGCGTCCCCACGCTGAGCCGGACCCTCGGCTGCTCTGCTCCCAGCCTCCCTGCTGGGTGCGAGTGAGGCCCCTGACCCCCGGGTTCCCATCTCCGCACGCTGCAAAATCAGACTTCCTCGGCGCGGGAGAGGTCTGTGTGCCCCTCGGGAGAAGGTGGTGTCGGCGGGGTGAGGCACGCGGCGCTGGCTGACGCCCCTGCCCGGTGCCCTGCAGTGTCCTGGGAGAAGGCGCGCATCCCCGGTGTGCTCCAGCGCCTGGGGGCCACCTACTTCGTGGTCGCCGCGTTGGAGCTGCTCTTCGCCAGGCCGGTGCCCGAGACCTGCGCCTCGGTGAGCAACCCCGTTTTATACAGGGGGGAGGGTCCCCTATAAGTGCCAGGGCCGCCTTTAGTTCTGAGCGCCGAACCAAAGAGAACGAGACTCTGCAACTCTGTTGCGGagcatctttttttcctcttcaagtAGTTTTATTCAGTCTTTATATccgtctttttgtgtgtgtgtgtgtgatcaagAACACATACCATGAGCGCTGCCCTCTTAATAAATGGTTCAGTTTCCATCCATCAGTGCGTTTTGCGGGCGTTGAGCAGCACCATCATCTGGTGCGCTAGCCCGGCCCCTCGGGGCGGCTGCCAGTGTTTCAGTCTCCTTGTGGAAACCTCAGAACCTAGCAGTGTCCGCACAAAGGCTGCAGAGGTCCGAGCTGGAAGGCGCCAGGTCTGCCCCGCGCTGCTCCCTGGTCCCTCTTGGTAAGGTGGATGTGAGGTCTCACCTCTTGTGTTACTACTTTCTGTCTCATTATAAATTGCCAAGTTCAGTTTACTCAGATGACAGCTATTTTTTTTGGTGCCCCCCTCCACAGTGGGCAAAGCTTTAGGTGGAAATGTTTAAATCTTTCCATGTAGCTCCTGCTTCACAATAAGCTTCTTAGCTGTATAAGCTGTATTTGTTCCCACTCCTTCCTGTGTAACTAGCAAGCATCCCTGAATCCCAGGTTCTCTTGGTTCTGCCTGTAAGGCTTCCTCGGTTGTGTATTGCTGGAGTGCGTTTTCCCGGCACTCCTTGACCCCGCTCCCCCCAGCGGCCCCTGCCCACGGCCTGAGCCCTCTGCTGCAGGCTCTGAAGGCCCATTGAGGCTGCCGTGTGTGCCTGGATGTGACCTTGGTGGCGGAGGGGGACTTGAGGGTCTGCGAGGCTCATCCAGGCCGCCACGATGGAGCCAGGGGCTGTGGGGACCCCAGGAGCAGGTGGGCTGTACCCCTTCTTCAGCCAGCAGAGCTCCCAAAGCTGAAATTGCATTTTCCTGTTTAAAATtcagttgtatttctttttaaaataatagctttattgagatataatttgcatACCATAAAACTCACACCCTTGAGGTGTAAAATTGAGGGACATTTTACCAAATGTCCCAAATAGTCACAGACCTGTGCACtcatcaccactgtctaattcTGGAATAGTTTGATTACCCCCTGAAAACACCCTGTCTCACTCCCAGCAACGCCCCCGCCCTAGGTCCCTGGCCCTAGACAACCCCTAATCTGCTGTCTGTCTGTAGATCTGCCTGTCCCGGACATGTCACAGACACGGAATTACATAGTATGTGGCTTctcatgtctggcttctttcatttagcagaaTATTTTTTGAGGTTTATCCGTGTTACGCCGTGagtacttcactcctttttaCTCCTGAGTAacattctgttttctgaatgtaacatattttgtattcattcatcagttgatggatagttgacctgttttcagtttttggctactatgaataatgatTCTGTGTCCATTCATGTACACGTTTCTGTATGAACATCTTTTTAAATCGCTTGGATACAAGAGTAGAATTTTCCACTGACAACTTCTCAACTAGCATTTTACCGTGACATGTCATATGCTATGCTtggtcactcaattgtgtccaactctttgcgaccccgtcgactgcagcccgccaggctcctctgtccgtcgtgttctccaagcaagaacactggagtgggttactgtgctgtcctccaggggatcttcccgacccaggaatcgaactgggatgtcctgcattgcaggcagattctttaccagctgagctaccagggaagcccgtgtcaCAGAGGTGGCGTATCTGCGTTTGGAATAAACAAACATCTATTCTGTGTTACCACCGTCAAGGCCAAGAGCAGCCTCACAGGAGCTTCCTGAGTGCACGTGCACCCGCACGTCACTTCCTGTTCCGCCGGCGCCGAGTTCACATGTGTTCTTTCtgtgtgcccccctcccccaggagaggAGCTGTTTTTCTCTGCTGGACATCACGGCCAGCTGGCCCCAGTGGCTCTTCGTGCTGATCCTGGAAGGCGTCTGGTTGGCCTTGACCTTCTTCTTACCGGTTCCCGGGTGCCCCACGTGAGGAGCCCTGCGGGAAACTCCGTTTGCACATCCCTTTCTGCCAAGTTGGAGCCTCCGGGTTCCAGCTGTCAGCCTGCCCGTGTGGGgacctcccttcctctctgtcctcCTGAAGACTCCCTGGTGTTGGGGCggaggggggagaggggtggATGTGGGTCCAGAGGCCCGTCTCCGGCAGGTCTCCCGGGGTCAGCGGGAGGAGGGATGGACTTTGGGCCCCCGCCCGTCCCACCCCTGGGGCGGCCAGGGAGTCAGGGGCTTTGCAGCGGGTGTGCCCAGCGCTCAGGCGTCGTCGGGAGGGTGGGAGTTGGCGTCGCTCTGGGGGTGTGGTGGGCGCGCACATGGCCCGTGCGCAGCCCTCCCCCCAGGCCTGGCGGGTGAAGCACGTGTTTCCGCCTCCTCAGCGGTTACCTGGGGCCAGGCGGCATCGGAGACGGGGGCAGGTACCGGAACTGCACGGGCGGCGCCGCGGGCTACGTGGACCGCCTGCTCCTGGGCGACCAGCACCTCTACCAGCACCCGTCCTCCACTGTGAGTGGGTGCTGCCCGGGCCGGGCGGaccctggtgggggaggggggcggccaGATCTCATCTGCTACCGAGAGGTAGGCTAGGGTGGAGCCGAGCTGTATTTGAAGCTGGCTGACCTTAGAGACCTCACCTGAACGTTGGTCGTGGGCGCTGTGGGTGGTCGTGGGTTGGTCTTTGGCTTTTAAAGTGAGGCTGCCGGGTACCAGATGTGCAGGAGGTGCTTCCGCGTGGGTCTCAGGTCCGGGCGGGGTGGGCGGTTCCAACACAGGATGTTTGTCCGGCAGCGCTTTGGGATCAGCACGTGTGGGGCTGGAGGAAGTGGGACGGGGCAGGGGGACCGTCACACGCAGGCCCCGCTGGTGTCCTTGGGGCTGGAACGGCCCCTCAGAGGTGTTCTCAGTGGGGCGGGCGTGGGACCAGGCCCTTTGACATCCCTGGAGGGATGTGGGTGGCTCAGCAAGGGGGTGACTCCCGAGAGCTGGCTCCCTTCAGGGACGAGCCCAGGAGCAGCTGAGAGCTTTCGGCTGTCGCTACTTCAGGATGCCCTTGTCCCCCGAGGGGTGGGAGAAGCCGGGGCAGGATAGCTGGGTGATGCCCCCTGGCACCCATGACAATAACTGGCTCCAGTTCTGTAATATAATATTACAGAACTGCCCTTTCTATAATAACCATTTATCttataatgaaataatgcaaatatgtttttaattgctatttgccttaaaagacaaaaggaagaagTCATTGTCACAGTAGGCTTGATCCTAAAGAGTAAACCTGAAAAGTAAAAGATTCCATAGTGTTTGAAGCTGTCAAGGGACGCGTTGTGTCAGGGGCACGGGTCCCAGCACCATCTCCCAGACCACCTGAGGTCAGGGTGGCTGCACAGCACCGGGGCTCACATCTGTGTTCCCTTCCAGAGTGTCACACACCACAGAAGTATGCTGGCCACAAGTTGGCAGTGAGTTTCTGCAGCGAAACCAAAAGCATTGACTGCTGGGGTGTGATGAAGTCTGTATTTCGTCTgcgagttgtgtgtgtgtgtttttccgtCAGTGAGTGAGTCCTGCCTCCTCGTCCTGTTCAGGTGCTTTATCACACCGAGGTGGCCTATGACCCGGAGGGCATCCTGGGGACCATCAACTCCATCGTGATGGCGTTTCTGGGAGTTCAGGTATGTGTTCATTTCACGAGAATGCGTGTTCCTGACAGTGTGTGACTATTGATTCATCACTCATCCACGTGTCCATTTGACTAAAAGAAgtcattggaagcacagtcttccGTGTAGTTCAGGCCTAATaaattctgcttctgtttgaCAGATGGTCAAAACTAGAAGGTGCCAAAAGTTAGCACGTTCATATAATTAGGTGTCATTCCGGTAGTCTGGGAAGTTATTACTCATGTGGCTCGTCCCGGCGGTGGGAACGGCAGCCCCAGGGTGAGAGGTGTCCCCGCTGGGCAGGACCGCGTCTGGAAGGTCACCTGTCACCTTTTGTGTGCACGTCACACAGTTTGAGATTATGCACACTCTGTGCCCGAGCCAGTCCCGGCAGCTCTCGGTTTCTCTCAAAGGCAATCATGTTAAGATTCTGAGCAGCCCAGATTTTCCTCCCTGAAATTCTCCTGATTTGGTGTCGGAAACCATTATTTGAGAGGAGATGACTGGGAGGGGAAAGACCACGTACTCCTTCCTGGGGGACCTTTGTGACCCTGAAACTATTTTGCATGTGGCTGCCGAGTCAGGAActggttttttatttcatttaaattaacaCTTGAATCATCACAGGTGGCCAGTGGCTCCCGTGTGGGACAGTATATACAGCATATACATTTTGGTGGTTAAATAATTTCCTGGGTAGAGATGCCGCCTTTCCGTCTGCAGCAGTGTAGAGTTTACGCTGGTGCTTTTATTCGTAAATGCATTTAATCCCCCTGTATGCTCTCCAGGTAAATCTATGCATGCCCTAACTCCGGTAAGGAGTGCTGACCGCCACCCGTGCCTGGACCTTGCGCACCCACTGGGCCGTCCGGGGAGTGTTTCTGTACCCCCTGTGCTTCAATAGCagttatataagttatataataGCACCTAAATAAGTTAATTCACATAAGGCTCCAAAAACAGGACGTTCATAGGTTTTAGCTCTTATAAATTATTGTTAACACTTTCTTCATTGTTTTCAGAAAATCCTAATTTGGGGGGTGGTTTATGCAAAGtgcagatttttctgttttttttttttttatttttattttattttttttttatttttattttttttagatttttctgttttaaagtgtTCCCTGCCTCTGGGTCCACACTGCACCTGTCCCCCTCCTGTACCCATGACAGGCGGGGCCATTCAACTGCCCAGCCTGGTCCCTGGTTACATGGCGGGGGGAATGACTTTCCTTGGCTCCCatcgcctgtgggagaaggctccTGCTGCCtgctccctccttcccacctctgaCCCCCTTGGCCTTTCTGAACCACCTGCAGCCCAGCAGGGCGGCCGAGTGCTTTCACCCGTGTGACATGCTGCGTGCATGCTGTTCCAGGCTGCCCAACACTGTTCCTGCTTCGTGCTCATGTCCTCAGTTCAGCAGTGCCTCCTCTACgcgtctccctcccctcctccctccctccctcccctctagtGGTCCCTCTCTCGGTCCCCACTAGCCAAGGGCAGGGGGACCATTCATTCCCTGGTAACCTCAGTGCCTACAGGCGAGTCTGTCTGGGTAAATATGAAATAAGAATCCCCCTAGCTGGTTCTCTTGGTCACGctgcattttcttccccaggcagGGAAGATACTCCTGTATTACAAGGACCAGACCAGAGGCATCCTGATCAGATTCGCTGCCTGGGGTTGTCTTCTTGTAAGTAACCCCCTCCCTCACTGAAGTTCCTTCatgtttcaaagaaagaaaaatttagccCTGGGGTCATAGCTGTCATGTCAGAACATTCTTCACTTCATCATCTTGATGCCTAAATGCTCAGGTTGGTTTTCTTAGGAGAAGTCTTTTTCAGGAAGTCAGTGAATCCATGAGGAAACAGAGCGAGGGGTGGGTTCTGGGGGCCTTTGCCAGCAGGACCTGGCCCCCGATGACAGGTTGGCAGGGGGCAGAAGAGAAGCCTGGCGTTCCTCTCCCATCTGACCCTGCGGTCGTGTTTCCTCTGAGGATTCACTCAGCTGATCAGCTCATTCACCTTCGACTCGGGGCAGTGCTGACAAGGCGCTTTGTGGAGAGTATTTCCAGCTGCGTGTCCTGTTTGTCTGTGTAAATTGTTATTTTggttctggctgtgctgggcctccaTCGCTGTGCTCAGGCGTCTCTCTAGGTGTGGCGGGGGGGCTGCTCTGCTTGTGTTGcacgggcttcccttgttgcagagcacgcgCTCTAGGGTGCGCGGGCTCAGTTGCTGGGGtacgcgggcttagttgctccgcggcatgtgctcttcctggaccagggattgaacctatgtcccctgcattgcaaggcggattcgtaaccactggaccaccaggggagcccatgcTGATACATCTTAAACACGTGTTTCtagttaaaagaataaaacagagggCACACTTTTCAGCTTTCCCTAAGCAAGGAAGTCACTCCTGGTTTTCAGTCTGGAACCACTGTTGTTTCTGGAGATGATAGAAAAAACTTCTAACATCTTTGTCCTCACCCCACCCTTGCCTCCAGGGGCTTGTTTCTGTGGCTCTGACGAAAGCATCTGAAAATGAAGGCTTTATTCCAGTAAACAAAAACCTCTGGTAGGTGCAGAGGCCCCGTTGCCGGCACACCTGGAGGGGTGGGCGTCCGCCGCGCTCGGAGCCCTGAGACACCCGCTGTCCCCAGGTCCCTCTCCTACGTCACCACGCTGAGCTCCTTGGCCTTCCTTATCCTGCTGGCCCTGTACCCCGTGGTGGATGTCAAGGGGCTGTGGACTGGAGCCCCGTTCTTCTACCCGGGTGAGCGCCCCCGCCCCAGGCCACGCGGAGGAGGGCACCCAGAGGACGGGCTGGATGCCGGGAGTGGCCGGCGCTGAGCGTGTCCCGGGGGTCCCAGACAGCCCCCCATTTTACCGTTTATTAGTTTGTGGGGTTGTAAATGCACCTGACTGGCCTCCTCAGGCAGGTCATTGGTTCCGGGCACTTCAGAAAAGGGGCCATGCCTTCTCATGGAACACCCCCCACACATGCACCCCACAGACAATGCGGGAGTGATGTACTTGGAGGTGCTGCCCGGGGCCGCTTGG contains the following coding sequences:
- the HGSNAT gene encoding heparan-alpha-glucosaminide N-acetyltransferase yields the protein MGGAGSAGRALAALLLAASVLSAALLAPGGSPTPDLDKKKPVELKMDQALLLIHNELPRTNLTVYWNFDRCYHCLLQVLASVSQGRKAGEPGVAAVAVGTQHWSILQLNDSAEGKHVCRLEYKFGEFGNYSLLVKHVRDGVSEIACDLVVNKEPIDSNLPVGIAFLVGMALIIVLSILRFLLSLEDFQNWISKAINSRETDRLINSELGSPSRASDPQPEAWRRLATPMRLRCVDTFRGMALTIMVFVNYGGGKYWYFKHSSWNGLTVADLVFPWFVFIMGASIFLSMTSILQRGCSKFRLLGKIAWRSFLLICIGIFVVNPNYCLGPLSWEKARIPGVLQRLGATYFVVAALELLFARPVPETCASERSCFSLLDITASWPQWLFVLILEGVWLALTFFLPVPGCPTGYLGPGGIGDGGRYRNCTGGAAGYVDRLLLGDQHLYQHPSSTVLYHTEVAYDPEGILGTINSIVMAFLGVQAGKILLYYKDQTRGILIRFAAWGCLLGLVSVALTKASENEGFIPVNKNLWSLSYVTTLSSLAFLILLALYPVVDVKGLWTGAPFFYPGMNSILVYVGHEVFANYFPFQWKLGDQQSHKEHLVQNVVATALWVLIAYVLYRKKVFWKI